CCGGCTGCACGGAGGTATAGCCCAGCTTCACCGCCGTCTCTTCTCCAAGCCGGGCCAGCAGCGCATCGTTGATGACCGGCGGCGGCCCGCCGATCCAGCGCACGCTGGCTTCGGCACCAAGCGCAGCAGCCACACCCGTGACCACCTCCTCGAACCGCTTCAGCACCTTGCCGCGCACCGCTTCATCGAAGGAGCGGATCGTTCCTTCCAGCACCGCCGTGTCCGGGATGATGTTCCACGAATTGCCGCTGTGGATCTGCGTGACGCTGATTACTGCGCTATCCAGGCTGCCCACATTACGGCTGACGATCGACTGCAGCGCCGTTACAATATGCGAGGCGGCTACAATAGGATCAATTCCGGCCTCCGGCACGGCCGCATGAGAGCCGAAGCCCCGGATACTGACAGCGAAGCCGTCTGCGGCTGCCATCAGCGGACCGGCCTTAATGCCAAGGGTCCCTACCGGCAGATCCGGCTTATTGTGCATACCGATCACTGCGCGCACCTGATCCAGCCCTCCGGCTGCGATAATTTGCTGTGCCCCCTTCGCTTTCTCCTCGGCAGGCTGGAACAGGAAGCGAACCGTTCCGCTCAAGGCGCTCTCCCGCTCCTTAAGCTGATACACAGCTCCAAGCAGCGCTGCCGTATGGAAGTCATGCCCGCAGGCATGCATTCTGCCCGGATACAGTGAGGCATACGGCAGTCCGGTCTCCTCCTGGATCGGCAAGGCGTCAATGTCAGCCCGCAGCGCAATCACCGGCCCGCCCTGCTGACCGCCGACTTCGGCAATAACCCCGGTCTTCAGCCCGTAGTCTGCAACCTTCACCCCCGCCTGCTTCAGCAGCGAGGTGATGTATGCCGTAGTCTCAATCTCTTCCCCTGACAGCTCCGGGTGCCGGTGCAGATGACGCCTGATTTCAACCAGCCGCTCCTTGAACGATAACGCCTGTACTTCCTGTGCCGCAGATTCCGTGGCTGAATTTGTCATTAGCGGGATGCCTCCGCTGGCACTTCGGCCAGCGCCTCACTCAGCAGCTCGAAGGAACGCTGCCGCTTATCGAAGGGCTGCACGTTAGTGGTGACGATGAACTCATCCACCCCGGAAGCTTCGGCCAACGCCAGCAGCTGCTCACGTACGTTCTCCTTCGTCCCCTTGGTAATCTCAGGCTCCCGCTCCTCCAGCGTGTACGCTTCCTCACTCTGGCGTGTGAACTCCTCGGCCTGCTCCCGGCTGGCCAGAGTCAGGGTCTTGCCGCTGGCGAAACGGATGCGGATCAGCTTATGCGCTCCGGCCAATTCTCCGGCCTCCTCTTCCGTATCGGCCACGATGACAGCCAGCGCGATAATCACCTGCGGCTCCTGCCCGCCGCTTCGATTGAAGCCGTTGCGGTAAGCCCGCACCGCCTCTAAGGCAACGGTCTGATCGCCGCCGATGAACAGGGAGAACACGTATGGCAAGCCCAGGCTGGCCGCGATCTCGGCGCTGGCGACACTGGCGCCAAGCACATACAGCTCCGGCGGGATGCCGGGGAGCGGACCTGCCTTCAGCCCGTGCAGCGGATGCTCCGCCTCCAGCCGGTTATGCACATACTTTTCCAGCTCCACAATCTTGTCCGTTAACGAAGCAGTTTCCCCGCCGCCCTGCTGCAATGCCTGCGTGCTGCGCGGCAGGCCGCCGGGAGCGCGTCCTACCCCTAAGTCCACCCGTCCCGGGGCCAGCGTAGCCAGCACGTTGAAATTCTCAGCCACCTTGTAGGGGCTGTAGTGCTGAAGCATAATCCCGCCGGAGCCGATGCGGATACGCTCCGTCTTAGCCAGCAGGTGTGAGATGAGCACCTCAGGAGAAGATCCGGCTACCTGCTCGGAATCATGATGCTCCGATACCCAGAAGCGGCGGAAGCCGAGGCGTTCCGACAGCTGCGCCAGCCTGATTGTATGCTGGAAAGCCTCTTCCGGCGTCTCCCCCGGATAAATCGGGCTTTGGTCAAGTACGCTGATTGTGATTGCCATAGATATGCCTCCTAGATGGAATAGTTCAGCTCCGGCGTAATCCGCTTCAGGAACTGTTTCGTTCGTTCTTCACGCGGATGGTTGAATACCTCCGTGGGTGTACCTTCCTCAACAATCACTCCGCCGTCCATGAACACCACATGGTTCGCTACATCGCGGGCGAATCCCATTTCATGCGTCACCACAATCATCGTAATCCCTTCCTTGGCGATCTTACGAATGACCGCAAGCACTTCACCCACCAGCTCCGGGTCCAGTGCAGAGGTCGGTTCGTCGAAGAGGATCACCTCCGGCTCCAGTGCGAGCGCACGGGCAATCCCGACCCGCTGCTGCTGGCCGCCGGAGAGCTGGCTCGGATAAGCATCCAGCTTCGCACCAAGTCCCACCTTCTCCAGCAGGGCGATGCTCTTCTCTCTCGCCGCCTCCTTCGGAAGCTTCTTGACGATCAGGAGACCTTCCATCACATTCTCCAGCGCGGTTTTGTGCCGGAACAGATTGTATTGCTGGAAGACCATAGCCGTTTTTTGCCGGAGCTGGTGGATATCCTTCTTGCGGGCATGCCGGAAGTCCAGCTTGAAGTCCCCGATGGAGATTTCGCCCCTGCTGGGCTTCTCCAGAACATTCACGCAGCGCAGCAGGGTTGTTTTGCCGGAGCCGCTGGGGCCGAGAATGACGACCACCTCCCCCTTGGATACCTCCAGATCAATATGGTTCAGCACCTGATGGCGCCCGAACGACTTCGATAGCTGCGATAGCTTAATCACGCGACTCCCCCCCGGTTATACAGATTGATCCTTTTTTCGATCAGGGCCGTTGCCCGTTCGATGAGGAACGTCAGTCCCCAGAAGATCAGCGCCGCCGCCAGGTAAGCCTCGAAGAACTTCCAGTTGGTTGAAGCGACAATCTGCGCCTGGGCATTGATGTCCACCACCGATACGGTAAAAGCCAGCGTAGACCCGTGCAGCATCCCGATCACGGAATTCGACAGATTCGGCAGGCTCGCCGCCAGCGCCTGGGGGAACACAATCCGCCGCAGCGCCTGGGGAGTGCTCATTCCGATGGAATGGGCCGCTTCGAGCTGACCGCGGTCCACCGCCAGCAGACCGGAGCGCACCACCTCGGACATATAGGCACCCGCCGTAATGGAGAAGGAGATATAGGCGAAGCCGATCATCGGGATCGATACCGAGCGGAAGCTCCAGCCGAATTGTGCAGCAAGCCCGTCAATAATCATCGGCAGCCCGAAATAGATCAGCAGCAGATGCGTCAGCATCGGGGTGCCGCGGATGAACGTGACATACCCTACGGCCAGCGGATACAGCCCGGGGACTCTATAAATCCGGATCAGGGCCACCACCGTACCGATCATGAAGCCTGCCAACACCGACACAACCGTGATATACAGCGTCGTAGGAATAGCTCCCAGAATCTGCAGGAATGCCGTCCAGATAAAAGATGGGTCCAGCTTCATTACGCACCGCCTCCTTTACCCGCTCCCATATCCGCGACAATTGTGCGGTAGGACGATTTTCGCTGAAGAGTGAACCGCTTCTTGGCCGGGCTATCCCGGGCTTCATGCTTGAGCAGACGCTTCTCCGCAACCAGCAGCAGCTTTTCAATCGTAAAACTAATCACAAGATAGATAAGGGCAAGCGCAATATACGTCTCAATGAAATGCTGGGTCGCGCTGCCCAAGGTCTGGGCCTTGCCCGTCATCTCCATCACTCCCAGCGTGAACGCCAGCGAAGTATCCTTCAGCAGCGCTATGACCAGGTTCGAGAAGACGGGAATCGCAATTCCCAGCGCCTGAGGCAGCACAATACGGGTAAAAGCCTGGTACGAGGTCATCCCCGTAGCATAAGCCGCTTCCACCTGGCCTTTATCGACTGCTGTCACTGAAGCGCGGATCATCTCCGACATGAAGGCCCCGGTATGCAGACCGTAGGTCAGAATCACGAACACCAGCACCGGAGTCCGCGTCATATCCAGATTCACAAGCTTCAGCACCTCAGGCAGACCGTAATAGAACAGGAATAATTGAATTAGAATCGGCGTTCCCCGAAAAAAAGAGATGTACACCTCAGCGCAGGTCTTCAGGACCGGTACCTTATACAGGCGGGGAAGCGCAACGATAAATCCGACAATCATCCCTGCGAGCAGCGAACAGGCTACGATCAGCAGCGTGGTGCTCAGCGTAGTCAGCAGCTTGGGCAGGAACGAGAAGACAAAACCTAAATCAAACGGTGCACCCATCCTGCACCTCCTTTTCGCTGTAAGGGCCTGCGCATTATTGAACCGATGAGGTGGTGACGTCCGCCCCCAGCCACTGTGTGCTTATTTTGCCAAGTGTGCCGTCTGTCTTCAGCTCCTTGACCACTCCGTCAATGGCCTCCGACAGCTTCTGCGAAGGAGCATCATCCTTGCGCAGCACATACAGAATATCAGCAGAGGACAGCTCGGGACCCACCGCCTGCAGCTTGCTCTGCGGGTCAATGATCGGCAATACGAAATCCGCAGCAAGGGTAGCATCCACCCGGCCCGAATCAATCTGGTTGACCGTATCATTGGCGGCACCGTTCTGATAGACAATTGAGATCGAATCCGCACCGTGCTCCTTGTTATAGTTCTCAAGAATTTGTGCTTGCGCGCTGGTGGCGCCGGTCAGTACCTTCTTCCCCTTCAGATCGTCCAGTGTCTGGATCGAGGTATTTCCTTTGGCTACAACGATGCGGTTTCTCCAGTGGGCATAAGCTTCCTTGTTAAAAGCGTACTTCTGCTCCCGCTCCGGGTTCTTCTCCATGACATGGGCCACCAGGTCAATCTTCTTCGTCTCCAGACTGAGCAGCAAATTGCTGAAGTCCATCGTCTGGAATTCGAACTCATATTCCGGCAGGCGCTTGTCAATCTCCTTCAGCAGTTCTACATCGAACCCGGTAAGCTTGCCGTTCTCATCGATGAAGCAGACATTGGGAAAAGCTGTCCCGGTACCGACCACGATCTTGGTCACCTTAGCCGGATCGGCGGCAGCAGCCGTGGAATCCGCACTATTCGGGGATGCTGCCTCCGCTACCTTGCCGCTATTTGCGCTGTTATTATTGCCGCAGCCTGCGATCAGCAGTGTTAGTACAAGTGTGGATGCGAACGAAATGGTCTTCTTCATCTCTCAAACCCCTTTTCAATTTAGATAATCCCTATCTGTTTAGTGGTGATTATATGCAATTAACTTTATCACTGCATGCTGCCATGCGCTAATAGAGTTTCTTAATATGGTTATACAAGAAGTCAATTCAGCTTGCTCAGGGTCCCCGTCCCCAGCTCCAGCAGGGTATCCAGGAATTCCGCGTTCTCACCATTCAGCGAGATCAGACTGGTCCGCAAGGAGATGCCTTCGGTCTCCGTGATATCCACCCTTATCAGCGTTCCCGCCTCTACCTCCTCCTGCACACTCAAGGCTGGAAGGAAGCAGATGCCTGCTTGCTTCAGCACCAGCTTCTTGGCTGTCTCCAGGTTATCCACCTGATACACAATGCTTGGCGGCTGCTCCATACTCTGGAACACACGATGAAGGCGCAACCAGTCGAGCGATCCGCATTCGAAGAATACGAGGGTCTGCTCAGAAATCTCTTGAATGGAAGCACGGCCCTTATGGGCTAGCGGGTGACCGGCATACACATACAGTGAGATGGGGTCTTCACAGAAAGGAAACGACTGGATGGCCGGATTCACTACTTTGCGGATAAAAGCAAGATCGATCTCCCTCGCCTTCAGCTTCTCAATCAACACTTCGGTCGGAGCAGTCGTCAGCTTGATGCGGATGTGGGGATATCGCTGCTTCAAATGCAGCAGCAGACGGGGCATCAGATAATTGGAGACCGATACGGTGCTGCCGATTCTCAGCTCGCCGGGGATTTGGCCTTTGGACTGGATCTGATGCCTGCCGTTCTGATAGACCTGCAGAATTTGCTGCGCATAGGGGAGGAACTGGCGACCTTTATCCGTCAGGTTAATCTGCTTGCCCAGCCGGTCGAATACCTTGCAGTCCAGTTCCCGTTCCAGCGACTGGATTCGGGCGGTCACTGTCGGCTGCGAGATATAGAGTACATCTGCCGCTTTGTTGAAGCTTCCGTAATGGTTAATGTAGACAAAAGCCTCAATGTTCTCGATATTCAAGCATAGTCCCCCTCTGCATCAATAATTATATTATTCCTATCGTTTAACAATGAATTTAATTAATCTTATGCACCGGCTATTTTTTTGTCAACTTAACTTATATTGAACAGCCGGAATAATCCTATTGATCACAATCACAGATAGAACTTTTCTATGGTTTAATAGAAATCATTAAATTCCACTTATGTTCATCGGATTTATGTATTATAATAGCGGCACATCCCATTACCGGACAGGAGGCACCAGATGAATCACTCAGCAGAAATTGTAATCCGTGAAGCCGCAGCTTGTGACCGTGAAGCCATTGCCGGGGTCTTGCTCGAAGCTTACAGCGAATATGCAGCCGTGCTGCCCGAACCGTTCTGGGAGGAGTACCGTGACTCCATTCTCGGCTCCGTTCACGGCGAGGCACCCGTCTCCCGGATTGTAGCAGAGCTGGATGGACAGATCGTGGGAAGCGTACTTCTGTTCACCTCCTCAGAAGCTGCTTACGGCAGACCGGAGCTGGACATCCATACGCCGATCATCCGTCTGCTGGCCGTATCACCTGCGGTCCGGGGGCGTGGGGTGGCCAGACTTCTGATCCGCGAAGCGGCAGGAAGGGCCATTGCACTGGGGGCAGCCAGTCTGAATCTGCATACTTCGGATATGATGGCCTCTGCGATCAAGTTGTATGAGAGACTTGGGTTCAAGCGGGCTTATGAGACGGATCTGAAGAACGGGGATACTCTGGTCAAAGGCTATCGTCTGGAGCTGCAAGCACCAGCTGGTCTGCAGACGAAAAAAACCTCCACAGCCTGAGCGGGGAGTTTGGCGTCCGGCGGGCTGTGGGGGCCGTTACGGCGGGCCGTGAGGCCGTTCTGGCGGGCCGTTGGGGTCGTTGCGGCGGACGTTGGGGCCGTTACGGCGGGTGTCGGCGTCCGTTATGGCAGGCTGTGGGGGGCGTTGCGGCGGGCCGTGAGGCCGTTCTGTCGAGACGCCCTACTGCTCCGCCTGGCCGGGATATTTTGCACAATCCTGCCCAAAGTACAACATTCCCCTCCTCATTCCGGCCAGAGTCCAGCATTGTTGCATAAAAGGCAGGATTTCTCCACCTCCAGACGGTTTGGCGGCACAGTTCCTGTATTTCGTGCAACAATCCCTCTAACACCCAGGTATCTAAGAATCCAAGTTGCAATTAGTACAGCATTTTGCCTATATACGGCGAACTTAAGGACATATAAATTGAACTTGATTAAACTTGAGAATATACCGAAAGGGAAAAGCGATACAAGGCGAAATTTGGAAATGTAGCTGCGGTAGCTTCCTTCTGAGAACCCTTCCGCAAGAAAAATTTGCTACGAGAGCACTATTAGTGCGGATTTTTACTACTGTGAGGAATTACATAATTTTAGCTACTATATACCATTACTGGACAGTCAAAAGTCCTACATCACTAAGAAACGAGCGAATCGCGCTCCACATCTGTATTTTTTGCTTGGATTTAATTAATTGCGTTATGGATAAGTGCAGATTTCGGACAAACAGGCGAAGAATAGACTTGCATAAATAGGTGGCCACACCGGCACATCACGAAGCCCTCGCTTGTTTCATCCCATCTCCGACCAGGACAACGCGATCCTTCACCACCAAGAGAGGCGCATGCTGGCGCACGACCTGGAGCCACTTCTGCCGCAGCGACGAAAGGAACCAGCCCGACGAATGGAAGAAATGAATGAGCGTTTCGTAACAGCGGGGATTCCGCGTGAGATCTCGAATCAGCGAAGTAACGCCCGAATGGTCGGCGCGCAGCATG
The sequence above is a segment of the Paenibacillus sp. FSL R7-0204 genome. Coding sequences within it:
- a CDS encoding amino acid ABC transporter permease; translation: MGAPFDLGFVFSFLPKLLTTLSTTLLIVACSLLAGMIVGFIVALPRLYKVPVLKTCAEVYISFFRGTPILIQLFLFYYGLPEVLKLVNLDMTRTPVLVFVILTYGLHTGAFMSEMIRASVTAVDKGQVEAAYATGMTSYQAFTRIVLPQALGIAIPVFSNLVIALLKDTSLAFTLGVMEMTGKAQTLGSATQHFIETYIALALIYLVISFTIEKLLLVAEKRLLKHEARDSPAKKRFTLQRKSSYRTIVADMGAGKGGGA
- a CDS encoding LysR family transcriptional regulator; protein product: MNIENIEAFVYINHYGSFNKAADVLYISQPTVTARIQSLERELDCKVFDRLGKQINLTDKGRQFLPYAQQILQVYQNGRHQIQSKGQIPGELRIGSTVSVSNYLMPRLLLHLKQRYPHIRIKLTTAPTEVLIEKLKAREIDLAFIRKVVNPAIQSFPFCEDPISLYVYAGHPLAHKGRASIQEISEQTLVFFECGSLDWLRLHRVFQSMEQPPSIVYQVDNLETAKKLVLKQAGICFLPALSVQEEVEAGTLIRVDITETEGISLRTSLISLNGENAEFLDTLLELGTGTLSKLN
- a CDS encoding GNAT family N-acetyltransferase, whose protein sequence is MNHSAEIVIREAAACDREAIAGVLLEAYSEYAAVLPEPFWEEYRDSILGSVHGEAPVSRIVAELDGQIVGSVLLFTSSEAAYGRPELDIHTPIIRLLAVSPAVRGRGVARLLIREAAGRAIALGAASLNLHTSDMMASAIKLYERLGFKRAYETDLKNGDTLVKGYRLELQAPAGLQTKKTSTA
- a CDS encoding LLM class flavin-dependent oxidoreductase, whose product is MAITISVLDQSPIYPGETPEEAFQHTIRLAQLSERLGFRRFWVSEHHDSEQVAGSSPEVLISHLLAKTERIRIGSGGIMLQHYSPYKVAENFNVLATLAPGRVDLGVGRAPGGLPRSTQALQQGGGETASLTDKIVELEKYVHNRLEAEHPLHGLKAGPLPGIPPELYVLGASVASAEIAASLGLPYVFSLFIGGDQTVALEAVRAYRNGFNRSGGQEPQVIIALAVIVADTEEEAGELAGAHKLIRIRFASGKTLTLASREQAEEFTRQSEEAYTLEEREPEITKGTKENVREQLLALAEASGVDEFIVTTNVQPFDKRQRSFELLSEALAEVPAEASR
- a CDS encoding transporter substrate-binding domain-containing protein, whose amino-acid sequence is MKKTISFASTLVLTLLIAGCGNNNSANSGKVAEAASPNSADSTAAAADPAKVTKIVVGTGTAFPNVCFIDENGKLTGFDVELLKEIDKRLPEYEFEFQTMDFSNLLLSLETKKIDLVAHVMEKNPEREQKYAFNKEAYAHWRNRIVVAKGNTSIQTLDDLKGKKVLTGATSAQAQILENYNKEHGADSISIVYQNGAANDTVNQIDSGRVDATLAADFVLPIIDPQSKLQAVGPELSSADILYVLRKDDAPSQKLSEAIDGVVKELKTDGTLGKISTQWLGADVTTSSVQ
- a CDS encoding amino acid ABC transporter permease, yielding MKLDPSFIWTAFLQILGAIPTTLYITVVSVLAGFMIGTVVALIRIYRVPGLYPLAVGYVTFIRGTPMLTHLLLIYFGLPMIIDGLAAQFGWSFRSVSIPMIGFAYISFSITAGAYMSEVVRSGLLAVDRGQLEAAHSIGMSTPQALRRIVFPQALAASLPNLSNSVIGMLHGSTLAFTVSVVDINAQAQIVASTNWKFFEAYLAAALIFWGLTFLIERATALIEKRINLYNRGGVA
- a CDS encoding amidohydrolase → MTNSATESAAQEVQALSFKERLVEIRRHLHRHPELSGEEIETTAYITSLLKQAGVKVADYGLKTGVIAEVGGQQGGPVIALRADIDALPIQEETGLPYASLYPGRMHACGHDFHTAALLGAVYQLKERESALSGTVRFLFQPAEEKAKGAQQIIAAGGLDQVRAVIGMHNKPDLPVGTLGIKAGPLMAAADGFAVSIRGFGSHAAVPEAGIDPIVAASHIVTALQSIVSRNVGSLDSAVISVTQIHSGNSWNIIPDTAVLEGTIRSFDEAVRGKVLKRFEEVVTGVAAALGAEASVRWIGGPPPVINDALLARLGEETAVKLGYTSVQPVPSPAGEDFAFYQREVPGLFVFTGTAGSREWHHPAFDLDEAALPVGAEFFSDLAVRVLEHLAAERGADHSGAF
- a CDS encoding amino acid ABC transporter ATP-binding protein, which produces MIKLSQLSKSFGRHQVLNHIDLEVSKGEVVVILGPSGSGKTTLLRCVNVLEKPSRGEISIGDFKLDFRHARKKDIHQLRQKTAMVFQQYNLFRHKTALENVMEGLLIVKKLPKEAAREKSIALLEKVGLGAKLDAYPSQLSGGQQQRVGIARALALEPEVILFDEPTSALDPELVGEVLAVIRKIAKEGITMIVVTHEMGFARDVANHVVFMDGGVIVEEGTPTEVFNHPREERTKQFLKRITPELNYSI